TGGCCGGCGACCTCGACCACCCCGAGGCCACGAGCGAGAACGCGATGTGGAAGCCGGCCGTCCTGGACGAGGCGACCGACGAGGTCGCGATCCCCCGTGGCTCGATCGGTCACCGCTTCGGCGAGGAGGGCGTCGGCCAGTGGAACCTCGACCTGGGAGACATCCGCCCCCGGCTGAGCCTCTACGGGTCCGAGGAGAGCGTCGAGGTCGAGCTGCCGCGCTTCGACAACCTCGACGGGACAGCGGTCCGGGAGCGCCGGGGCGTGCCGGTGCGGCGCATCGGCGGCCACCTGGTCACGACGGTCCTCGACCTCATGCTCGCGCACTACGGCGTCGGCCGGGACGGCCTGCCCGGGACCTGGCCGAGCGACTACACCGACCCGAGCGTGCCCGCGACCCCCGCGTGGGGCGCCGAGCTCAGCGGGGTCCCCTCCGAGCAGATCGTGCGCCTGGCCCGGGAGTGGGCACAGAGCGCCATCGACACCAATGGGCGCGGCATGATCATCATGGGCGCCGGTGTCAACCACTGGTACCACGCCGACCAGGCGTACCGGACCATGCTCGTCCTCTCGACGATCACCGGTTGCCAGGGCCGCAACGGCGGCGGCTGGGCGCACTACGTCGGCCAGGAGAAGGTCCGCCCGCTCATGGGGTTCCAGCAGATGGCCTTCGCGCTGGACTGGGTCCGCCCGCCGCGGCACATGAACCAGACGGCGTACTGGTACGTCAACACCAGCCAGTACCGCTACGACACCTTCTCCGCCGAGGAGATCAACGGCAGCACGGGTGCCTTCGACGGCCGTACGACGATGGATCTGCTCGCGCAGTCGGCACGACTGGGATGGGCCCCGTCGTACCCGCAGTTCGACCGCAGCAGCCTCGCCGTCGCCGACGAGGCGGCCGCGGCCGGCGTCCCCGTCGGCGACTACGTCGCCTCCTCCCTCAAGGAGGGGAGCCTGCAGTTCGCGATCGAGGACCCCGAGAACCCGGACAACTTCCCGCGGGTGCTCTCGCTGTGGCGGTCCAACCTCTTCGGCTCCTCCGCCAAGGGCAACGAGTACTTCCTCAAGCACCTGCTCGGGACGAGCAACGCGGTCAAGGCGAGGCAGGCCTCCGAGGACCTGCGTCCGCAGGAGATCGCCTGGCCGGAGGAGCTGCCCGAGGGGAAGCTCGACATGCTCATGACGATCGACTTCCGCATGACCAGCTCGACGCTGCTGTCTGACGTCGTCCTGCCCGCGGCCACGTGGTACGAGAAGCACGACCTCAACACCACGGACATGCACCCCTACGTCAACTCCTTCAACCCCGCGATCGCACCCCCGTGGCAGTCCAAGACCGACTGGGAGGCCTGGAAGGAGATCGCCAAGCGCTTCTCGGAGATGGCCGTCGACCACCTCGGGACCCGCACGGATGTCGTGGCGAAGCCGTTGTGGCACGACACCCCGGAGGCCATGTCAGCCGTCCACGGGCGCGTCCTCGACTGGAAGCACGGCGACTGCGAACCCGTCCCGGGCAAGACGATGCCGACCATCGCCGCCGTCGAGCGCGACTACACCGCCGTCCACGCCAAGATGACCGCCATCGGGCCACTGCTCGAGAACGTGGGCATGGTGACCAAGGGGGTGAAGTACGACCCCACCAGGGAGATCGACGAGCTGCGCCACCTCAACGGCACGGTCCGCGGCGGCCCCACCGCCGGGCGACCGAAGCTGGACACCGACATCAACGTCGCCGAGGCGATCCTGCGGCTGTCCGGCACGACGAACGGACGGCTCGCGACCGAGGGGTTCAAGGACCTCGAGAAGCGCACCGGCCAGCAGATGCACGACCTGTCCGCCGAGCACGAGGGCGCCCACATCACCTTCGCCGACACGCAGGCGGCCCCGGCCCCGGTGATCACCTCGCCGGAGTGGTCCGGCAGCGAGTCGGGGGGCCGGCGCTACGCCCCCTTCACGCAGAACATCGAGCGACTCAAGCCCTTCCACACCCTCACGGGGCGCCAGCAGTTCTACGTCGACCACGACTGGATGCTCGCGATGGGCGAGGGCCTGCCGACCTACCGTCCGCCGCTGAACATGACCCGCCTCTTCGGCGAACGCCCCATCGGCGACACCCACCAGGCCGAGGGTGAGGCGGTCTCGGTCGCGGTGCGCTACCTGACGCCGCACAACAAGTGGTCCATCCACAGCGAGTACCAGGACAACCTCTTCATGCTCAGCCTCAGCCGCGGCGGTCAGGCGGTGTGGATGTCCGACCAGGACGCGGCCAAGATCGGGATCAAGGACAACGACTGGATCGAGGCGGTCAACCGCAACGGCGTCGTCGCCGCACGCGCCATCGTCAGCCACCGGATGCCCGAGGGCACGGTCTTCATGCACCACGCCCAGGACCGGCTCATCGACGTCCCCCTGACCGAGACCGACCAGAAGCGAGGCGGCATCCACAACAGCCTGACGCGCATCCTCGTCAAGCCGAGCCACATCATCGGCGGGTACGCGCAGCTGTCCTACTTCTTCAACTACATCGGTCCGACGGGCAACAACCGCGACGAGGTCACGATGATCCGCAAGCGAACCGCTCCGGTCGAGTACTGAGTCCGGGCGAAGGAAGGAAACACACATGCGCGTCATGGCCCAGATGTCGATGGTGATGAACCTCGACAAGTGCATCGGTTGCCACACCTGCTCGGTCACCTGCAAGCAGGCATGGACCAACCGGGCAGGCATGGAGTACGTCTGGTTCAACAACGTCGAGACCCGACCGGGTCTCGGCTACCCACGCGGGTACGAGGACCAGGACGAGTGGAAGGGAGGGTGGGTCCGCTCCCCCAACGGCCGGCTCAAGCTGCGCGCCGGTGGTCGGATCAACAAGCTGCTGAACATCTTCTCCAACCCGAAGATGCCCAACATCAGCGACTACTACGAGCCGTGGACCTACGACTACGAGACGGTCCTCAACGCACCGGCCCAGAAGAACTTCCCGGTCGCCCGGGCGTACTCGTTGATCTCGGGCAAGCCGATGAACATCGAGTGGTCGGCCAACTGGGACGACGACCTCGCCGGCAGCTCCGAGCACGCCGCCAAGGACCCGATGCTCAAGGGCATCGAGGAGAAGGTGAAGTTCGAGTTCGACCAGACCTTCATGTTCTACCTGCCGCGGATCTGCGAGCACTGCCTCAACCCCAGCTGCGCGGCCTCCTGCCCCTCCGGCGCGATCTACAAGCGCGAGGAGGACGGCATCGTCCTGGTCGACCAGCACAAGTGCCGCGGCTGGCGCATGTGCGTCACCGGCTGCCCGTACAAGAAGGTCTACTTCAACCACAAGACGGGCAAGGCGGAGAAGTGCACCTTCTGCTACCCCCGCATCGAGGTGGGCATCCCGACCGTCTGCGCCGAGACCTGCGTCGGTCGGCTGCGCTACATCGGCCTGATGCTCTACGACGCCGACGCGGTGCTCGACGCGGCCTCGGTGGAGGACGACCACGACCTCTACGAGGCGCAGCGCTCGGTCTTCCTCGACCCGTACGACCCCGAGGTGCAGCGGGAGGCCGAGAAGGCCGGCATCCCCGGTGACTGGATCGAGGCCGCGAAGAAGTCCCCGGTGCGCCGGCTGATCATGGACTACAAGGTCGCCCTGCCGCTGCACCCGGAGTACCGCACGATGCCGATGGTCTGGTACATCCCGCCGCTGTCCCCGGTCGTCGACGTCATCAAGGACACCGGGTACGACGGGGAGGACCACGACAACCTCTTCGCCGCCATCGACACCCTGCGCATCCCGGTCGAGTACCTGGCCAACCTCTTCACCGCGGGTGACGTCGAGCCGGTCGACCGGGTGCTGCGCAAGCTCGGCGCGATGCGCTCGTACATGCGCGACATCAACCTCGGCCGCGACCCCCAGGCGCACATCGCCGAGTCGGTCGGGATGGAGGAGGAGGACATGTACGACATGTACCGCCTGCTCGCGCTGGCCAAGTACGACGAGCGGTACGTCATCCCCACCGCCCACGGCGAGCAGGCCCACTCCCTCGAGGAGCTGGCCACCGACTGCGCCGTCTCCGGCTACGACACGCAGCCCGACGAGGGCTCGGGCCCCTTCGGCGAGGGCTCCGGCACCGGCTCGCTGACCCCGGTCGCGGTGGACAACTTCCACATGCTCCAGAACAGGCAGACCTCCGACGAGCTCGTCGGGGGCGGCGAGAAGGCGGGTCGGGTCAACCTGCTCAACTGGGACGGCAAGGGCACGCCCGAGGGGCTCTTCCCGGAGTCGGACCGCGAGAAGGCGGGTGACTCGCGATGATGCCGTGGCGACGGCACCGGCGCAGCACCCCGAGCCTCGGGGCGCAGGCACAGGCCGATGCCTGGCAGCTGATCTCGTTGCTGCTGGACTACCCCGACGAGCGGCTGACCTCCCTTCGTCCCGTCCTGCGCGAGAGCGCGGCCGGGCTGCCGAAGGCGGTCGGCGCTCCCCTGCTGACCTTTCTGGACCGGCTCGACACCGTCCCGCTGGACCGGGTGCAGAGCGAGTACGTCGACACCTTCGACGTCACCCGCAAGTGCTCGCTGCACCTGACCTACTTCCTGTACGGCGACACCCGCAAGCGCGGAGCGGCCCTCGTGCAGTTCAAGCAGGCCTACCGCGCCGCCGGGGTCGAGATGGCCGACGAAGGGAGCGAGCTGCCGGACCACCTGTCCGTGCTCCTGGAGTTCGGGGCGACGACGGATCCGGCCAGCGCGTGGAAGCTGCTCAACGACCACCGGGTCGGGATCGAGCTGCTCCACCGTGCCCTCACCGACCGTGAGTCCCCGTGGCGTCCCGTCGTCGTCGCGCTGCGGGCCACGCTGCCGACCCTCCAGGGGGACGACGAGCAGGCCCTCGCCAGGCTCATCGCCGAGGGCCCGCCCCAGGAGGAGGTCGGTATCGACCAGTCCCCCTACGCGATGGACCCAGCCCTCGACGAGGCGGTCGCTGCGCGACCCCCGACGCCCCAGCCCTCCGCCCGGGCCGACCTCGGCCCGACCATCCCCGTAGGAGCCCCCCGTTGACTGAATTCCTCTGGGTCATCGTTCCGTACCTGTGCCTGGCGACCTTCGTCATCGGGCACGTCTGGCGCTGGCGCTACGACCAGTTCGGCTGGACCACCCGCTCGTCGCAGCTCTACGAGAGCAAGCTCCTGCGCATCGGTAGCCCCCTCTTCCACTTCGGCATGCTCGGTGTGGTCGCCGGGCACATCATCGGCCTCGTCATCCCGAAGCTGTGGACCGACGCCATGGGCATCAGCGACGAGACCTACCACGTGGTCGCCCTCGCGGGCGGCATCCCCGCCGGGCTCGCCGCCCTCGCCGGTCTGGTCATCCTCGTCTACCGCCGGCGCATGACCGGCCCCGTCTTCTCCGCGACGACGGTCAACGACAAGGTGATGTACGTCTTCCTCGGTGCGGTGATCGTCTTCGGGATGTGGAACACCGTCGCCGGGTCACTGCTGGAGTTCGGCGGTCACTACAACTACCGCGAGGGCGTCTCCCCGTGGTGGCGCAGCATCTTCATCTTCCAGCCGGAGCCGCAGCTCATGGCGGAGGCGCCGTGGGGCTTCAAGGCGCATGCCATGAGCGCGATGATCCTCTTCGCGATGTGGCCCTTCACCCGTCTGGTGCACGTCTTCAGCGCACCGGTCGGGTACCTCACCCGGCCGTACATCGTCTACCGCAGCCGTGACCACGTCCGCGGTGACGAGGCCGGGCTCAGCGGGCCACAGCGCGGCTGGAACCACCCGGAGCTGCACAAGCACAAGTGAACTACGGTCGGTACATGACCCTCTCCGCCCTCGTCGCCCCGGGGCCCACACTGACCGCCGCGCAGGTCAGCCGGTACTCGCGACACCTGCTCATGCCGACCATCGGCGAGCTCGGGCAACGCCGCCTCCTGGCGTCCCGGGTCGCCGTGGTCGGCGCCGGAGGGCTGGGCTCGCCCTCGATGCTCTACCTCGCCGGCGCGGGCGTCGGACGCATCACCGTCATCGACGACGACCTCGTCGACGAGACGAACCTCCAGCGCCAGGTCATCCACGCCGCAGCGGACGTCGGCCGGCCGAAGGTCGACAGCGCGCTCGAGCGGGTCCGCGCCCTCAACCCCGACATCGAGGTCGTCGGTGTCCGTGACCACCTCGACCCCTCGAATGCCGCCGAGATCCTCGACGAGCACGACCTGGTGCTCGACGGCAGCGACAACTTCGCCACCCGGTACGCGGTGGCCGACGCCTGTGACGAGCTCGGGATCCCCCTGGTCTGGGCGGCGGTCTACCGGACCGAGGCCCACCTGACCGTCTTCTGGCCCGGGGCCCCCGAGGGCGTCCCGGGCCCGGGGCTGCGCGATCTCTTCCCACAGCCTCCCGCCCCGGGCACGGTCCCCGCCTGCGGTGACGCCGGCGTCGTCGGTCCCCTCGTCGGCCAGGTCGGTTCGATGATGGCGACCGAGGCCATCAAGCTCATCACGGGCGTCGGCCGCTCGCTGCTCGGCCGCGTCCTCTTCATCGACGTCCTCGCCATGACCCAGCGGGAGATCCCGCTGGCCGCGCGCCCGACGGGGACCCACCCACGGCGGCGGCCGCTCCGCCGTGCCACCCCGCAGGCCCCAACCGACGAAGGGGTGACCACCCCCCTCGTGTCCCCCGCGGACCTGGCGGGCCGACTGGACGGGGCGGACGCCCCCTTCGTCCTCGACGTCCGGGACGCCCACGAGCTGGCCGAGGGCGTCGTCGCGGGCGCCGCGCACATCCCGGTCTCGACGCTGACCTCCGACCCCTCCTCGAGCGCCGACGTGCCCACCGACCGCGACGTCGTGCTCGTGTGCCGCGCCGGGCCCCGCGCCCACCTTGCGGCCACCGCCCTGCGCGCCCGGGGGTACGACCGGCTCTTCGTCCTCGAGGGCGGGATGCTCGCCTGGCCGACCCCCGTCCCCCACCGGCAGGAGACCCCATGACGCCCCGCGCCCTGCTCACGGTCGAGGAGTACCTCGAGGAGCTGCTGACCGACCTGCTCGAGGGGGCCGGCCCGATCACCGAGACGGAGGACCTGCCTCTGGGCCAGGCCCTCGGGCGGGTGCTCGCCGAGCCAGTTCGCGCGGTCAGTGACGTGCCGGCCTTCGCCAACTCGGCAATGGACGGCTATGCCGTGCGGCAGGCCGACGTGGCCACCGTGCCGGCGTCCCTGCAGGTCGTCGGTGACGTCGCCGCCGGCTCCGCCGACGACCCCGCGCTCGAGGCCGGTCACTGCGTGCGCATCATGACCGGGGCTCCCGTGCCGGCTGCTGCCGACACCATCGTCCCCGTCGAGCTCACCGACGGCGGGACGGACGTCGTCACCATCACCGAGGCACCGGAGGCGGGGCGGCACGTGCGCGGGGCCGGTGAGGACGTCAGCGCCGGCGACGTCATCGCCGACGCCGGGACGACGGTCACCGGTCGCGTGCTGGGCAGCATCGCCGCTGCGGGGACCGGGACGGTCACCGTGCGCCGCCGACCCGTCGTCGCCGTCGCGGCCACCGGCGACGAGCTGGTCTCCCCCGGTGGGAGCCTCGGGCGCGGGCAGATCTTCGAGTCCAACGGCACCCACCTCGCTGCCACCCTCATCGAGCTCGGCGCCACCGTGAGCCATGCGGTCGTGCTCGCCGACGACGCCGCCGACTTCGCGGCAGGCCTCGACACGATCGCCTCCGGCGCCGACCTCGTCCTGCTCACCGGCGGGGTGAGCGTCGGTGCCTTCGACGTCTCCAGGATCGTCCTCGAGCGCTCCGGCCAAGGCGTCTTCCGGCACGTGCGCATGCAGCCGGGCAAGCCCCAGGGGTGGGCCCGCTGGAACGGCGTGCCCGTGCTCGCCTTTCCCGGCAACCCGGTGAGCACCGCCATCTCCTTCGAGGTCTTCGGTCGCCCCCTCATCGACCACCTGCTGGGTCGCGAGCAGCCGGACGGGCCGACCACCGCGGTCGCCGCCACGGGATGGCGCTCCCCCGCGGGACGCCGCCAGTTCGTGCCCGTGGCACTGACGAGCGACGAGGGCGGACGTCTGCTCGCGGCGCCCACGCACCGCCGCGGGTCGGCCTCGCACATGGTCACCTCCCTGGCCGGCGCACACGCCGTGGCGATCGTCCCCGAGGACACCGACGAGGTCGTCGCCGGCGACCTCGTGCAGATCAGGAGCCTGTAGATGGACCACCCGCTGACCCACCTCGACCACCGGGGCAATGCCCGCATGGTCGACGTCACCGAGAAGGTGCCCACGGTCCGCGCCGCCACGGCTGCCGGGCACGTGGCCACCTCCCCCGAGACCGTCGCCCTGCTCCGTGACGGCGCCGTGCCGAAGGGGGACGTGCTCGCGGTCGCGCGCATCGCCGGCATCCAGGCCGCGAAGAAGACCCCCGAGCTGCTCCCGCTCGCGCACGTCATCGGGGTGCACGGCGCCGTCGTCGACCTCGAGATCACCGACGATGGGGTCGACATCACCGCCACGGTGCGCACCGCCGACCGGACCGGGGTGGAGATGGAGGCGCTCACCAGCGTCACCGTCGCCGCCCTCTCCGTCATCGACATGGTCAAGGGCCGCGATCGCAGCGCCCACATCACCGACGTCCGCCTCCTCGAGAAGACCGGCGGCCGCAGCGGCACATGGCGGCGGGAGGACGCATGATCCCCTTCGATGCGATCGTGCTCGCCGGCGGCGCCGCACGACGGCTCGGGGGCGTGAGCAAGCCCGATGTCGAGCTGGGTGGTCGCCGCCTCATCGACGGGGTCCTCGTCGCCGTCGCGGACGCCCGCGAGATCGTCGTGGTCGGGGACGTCGAGGTCCCCGAGGGGGTGCACCGCACGGTGGAGGACCCCCCAAGGGGTGGCCCGGTCGCCGGTGTCGCCGCGGGCCTGGACGCCCTCGCCACGACGGGACCGACCGCCGAGTGGACCGTGCTGCTCGCCTGCGACCTCGCCGACCCGCTGCCTGCGCTCGGCCGGCTCGTCGCCGCGTGGGCCCACGCCCTGCGCACGGACGCCGTCGACACCGACGAGCATGACGGCTGGTGCCTCGCCGACGCCTCGGGGCGCCCGCAGTGGCTTTTCGGAATCCACCGCACGGCCTCCCTGCGGCGGGCGCTGGAGCGCTTCGACAGCCCGCGCGACCGGTCGATGCACAGCCTGCTCGCCGAGTCGACGCTCGTGACCGTCCCCGCCGGGGACGACGACGTGGCCGACATCGACACCTGGACCGACCACGCCCGCTGGGTGGAGACCCTGGAGGGACGACGATGACCGACCTGAGTTCCGCGGAGGCCCGCTGGGCCGACTGGATCGAGGACGCCTGCGCGGCGGTGGGCATCGAGCCCGAGTCCGTCGACGTCCGGGGGGTGCACGTCCTCACCCGGCAGATCGCGCACGGCTTCGAGCGGCCGATGGCTCCGGTGGGTGCCTACATCCTCGGGGTGGCCGTCGGGCACCTCGAGGCCCAGGGCCGTCCGGTGGACATCGAGTCGATGCGTCGGGCCATCGCCGCGACGATCAAGGACCAACCAGACAAGGACGGTGCGTGATGGCACGGGTTCGTTACTTCGCCGGGGCGGCCGAGGCCGCCGGGACCGATGAGGAGCAGGTCGACGGTTCGACCATCGGCGAGGTGTTCGCCGCGGTGCGTCGCACCCACGGCGAGCGTCTCGCCGAGGTGCTGCCGCGCTGCTCGGTCCTGCACGAGGGGCGCTACGTCGACGACGACTCCGCCCCCGTGCAGCCGGACGACACGATCGACGTGCTGCCCCCCTTCGCCGGAGGCTGAGACACAGCGCCGGGGGGTGGGGCTCAGCCCCCGATCGCGCTCATCGGCCGCGGCGGCTGGAGGAACCCGGGCTCGTTGATCCCGTGCCCGGGCTTCTTGCCCGCCAGGCAGGAGTGGATCAGGTCCACGATCTCCTCCGGGTCGCCGCTCTCCCGCAGTGGAGTGCGCAGGTCCGTCTCGCCCTGGGCGAAGAGGCACGAGCGCAGCTGACCATCCGCGGTCAGCCGCAGCCGGTCGCAGGCCCCGCAGAAGGGCATCGTCACCGACGCGATGACCCCGACCTTGGCCGGTCCGCCGTCGACGTGGAAGAGCTCGGCGGGGGCGGCACCGCGGCCGGCCACCTCCGTGAGGGTGAACTCGGTGCGCAGCTTCTCGAGGATCTCGGCGCCGGTGACCATGTCGGACCGCTGCCACTCGTGCCCGCCGTCCAGCGGCATCTGCTCGATGAAGCGCAACTCGAAGCCGCGCTCCACCGCCCAACGCAGCAGCTCCACCGCCTCGTCGTCGTTGGCTCCTCGCATCAGGACCGTGTTGATCTTCACCGGGTGGAAACCCGCCCGGTCCGCGGCATCGATGCCGGCCATCGTGTCCTCGAAGCGGTCGCGGCGGCTCAGCGCTTTGAACCGCTCCGGCTGCAGGGTGTCCAGGCTGATGTTGACCCGCGACAGGCCGGCCTGCCGCAGCGGTTCGGCGAGCGTGGGCAGGCGCAGCGCGTTCGTCGTCATGGAGACCTCCACGGGGC
Above is a window of Janibacter cremeus DNA encoding:
- the mobA gene encoding molybdenum cofactor guanylyltransferase translates to MIPFDAIVLAGGAARRLGGVSKPDVELGGRRLIDGVLVAVADAREIVVVGDVEVPEGVHRTVEDPPRGGPVAGVAAGLDALATTGPTAEWTVLLACDLADPLPALGRLVAAWAHALRTDAVDTDEHDGWCLADASGRPQWLFGIHRTASLRRALERFDSPRDRSMHSLLAESTLVTVPAGDDDVADIDTWTDHARWVETLEGRR
- the moaC gene encoding cyclic pyranopterin monophosphate synthase MoaC — protein: MDHPLTHLDHRGNARMVDVTEKVPTVRAATAAGHVATSPETVALLRDGAVPKGDVLAVARIAGIQAAKKTPELLPLAHVIGVHGAVVDLEITDDGVDITATVRTADRTGVEMEALTSVTVAALSVIDMVKGRDRSAHITDVRLLEKTGGRSGTWRREDA
- a CDS encoding DUF6457 domain-containing protein, whose protein sequence is MTDLSSAEARWADWIEDACAAVGIEPESVDVRGVHVLTRQIAHGFERPMAPVGAYILGVAVGHLEAQGRPVDIESMRRAIAATIKDQPDKDGA
- the moaA gene encoding GTP 3',8-cyclase MoaA; amino-acid sequence: MPRPLMDTHGRLHRDLRVSLTDKCNLRCTYCMPAEGVPLLPKQEMLTTEELLRIVGIAVDAGVEEVRLTGGEPLLRPDVVDIVAGISAMESAAGPVEVSMTTNALRLPTLAEPLRQAGLSRVNISLDTLQPERFKALSRRDRFEDTMAGIDAADRAGFHPVKINTVLMRGANDDEAVELLRWAVERGFELRFIEQMPLDGGHEWQRSDMVTGAEILEKLRTEFTLTEVAGRGAAPAELFHVDGGPAKVGVIASVTMPFCGACDRLRLTADGQLRSCLFAQGETDLRTPLRESGDPEEIVDLIHSCLAGKKPGHGINEPGFLQPPRPMSAIGG
- a CDS encoding molybdopterin molybdotransferase MoeA, whose protein sequence is MTPRALLTVEEYLEELLTDLLEGAGPITETEDLPLGQALGRVLAEPVRAVSDVPAFANSAMDGYAVRQADVATVPASLQVVGDVAAGSADDPALEAGHCVRIMTGAPVPAAADTIVPVELTDGGTDVVTITEAPEAGRHVRGAGEDVSAGDVIADAGTTVTGRVLGSIAAAGTGTVTVRRRPVVAVAATGDELVSPGGSLGRGQIFESNGTHLAATLIELGATVSHAVVLADDAADFAAGLDTIASGADLVLLTGGVSVGAFDVSRIVLERSGQGVFRHVRMQPGKPQGWARWNGVPVLAFPGNPVSTAISFEVFGRPLIDHLLGREQPDGPTTAVAATGWRSPAGRRQFVPVALTSDEGGRLLAAPTHRRGSASHMVTSLAGAHAVAIVPEDTDEVVAGDLVQIRSL
- a CDS encoding ThiF family adenylyltransferase, with the translated sequence MTLSALVAPGPTLTAAQVSRYSRHLLMPTIGELGQRRLLASRVAVVGAGGLGSPSMLYLAGAGVGRITVIDDDLVDETNLQRQVIHAAADVGRPKVDSALERVRALNPDIEVVGVRDHLDPSNAAEILDEHDLVLDGSDNFATRYAVADACDELGIPLVWAAVYRTEAHLTVFWPGAPEGVPGPGLRDLFPQPPAPGTVPACGDAGVVGPLVGQVGSMMATEAIKLITGVGRSLLGRVLFIDVLAMTQREIPLAARPTGTHPRRRPLRRATPQAPTDEGVTTPLVSPADLAGRLDGADAPFVLDVRDAHELAEGVVAGAAHIPVSTLTSDPSSSADVPTDRDVVLVCRAGPRAHLAATALRARGYDRLFVLEGGMLAWPTPVPHRQETP
- the narH gene encoding nitrate reductase subunit beta, with the protein product MRVMAQMSMVMNLDKCIGCHTCSVTCKQAWTNRAGMEYVWFNNVETRPGLGYPRGYEDQDEWKGGWVRSPNGRLKLRAGGRINKLLNIFSNPKMPNISDYYEPWTYDYETVLNAPAQKNFPVARAYSLISGKPMNIEWSANWDDDLAGSSEHAAKDPMLKGIEEKVKFEFDQTFMFYLPRICEHCLNPSCAASCPSGAIYKREEDGIVLVDQHKCRGWRMCVTGCPYKKVYFNHKTGKAEKCTFCYPRIEVGIPTVCAETCVGRLRYIGLMLYDADAVLDAASVEDDHDLYEAQRSVFLDPYDPEVQREAEKAGIPGDWIEAAKKSPVRRLIMDYKVALPLHPEYRTMPMVWYIPPLSPVVDVIKDTGYDGEDHDNLFAAIDTLRIPVEYLANLFTAGDVEPVDRVLRKLGAMRSYMRDINLGRDPQAHIAESVGMEEEDMYDMYRLLALAKYDERYVIPTAHGEQAHSLEELATDCAVSGYDTQPDEGSGPFGEGSGTGSLTPVAVDNFHMLQNRQTSDELVGGGEKAGRVNLLNWDGKGTPEGLFPESDREKAGDSR
- the narI gene encoding respiratory nitrate reductase subunit gamma gives rise to the protein MTEFLWVIVPYLCLATFVIGHVWRWRYDQFGWTTRSSQLYESKLLRIGSPLFHFGMLGVVAGHIIGLVIPKLWTDAMGISDETYHVVALAGGIPAGLAALAGLVILVYRRRMTGPVFSATTVNDKVMYVFLGAVIVFGMWNTVAGSLLEFGGHYNYREGVSPWWRSIFIFQPEPQLMAEAPWGFKAHAMSAMILFAMWPFTRLVHVFSAPVGYLTRPYIVYRSRDHVRGDEAGLSGPQRGWNHPELHKHK
- a CDS encoding nitrate reductase subunit alpha; translated protein: MTTTPRPSSELPRSAGLDGSLSSALVGTRRFFTKAGISEDQRSMFVEGGREGDVFYRDRWSHDKVVRSTHGVNCTGSCSWKVYVKDGIITWEAQQTDYPTTGADRPEYEPRGCPRGAAFSWYTYSPTRVRYPYVRGVLLDMYRKAKATYGDPVVAWGSIVQDEEQARTYKAARGKGGLVRATWAEAVEMVAAAKVYTIKRWGPDRIAGFSPIPAMSQVSYASGARFHELIGAPMLSFYDWYADLPNASPQMFGDQTDVPESGDWWDAAYLIMWGSNVPLTRTPDAHWMTEARYRGQKVIAVSPDYAENVKFADEWVAAAPGTDGALAMALAHVVLKEYFVDRQVDFFTEYNQTFTDLPYLISLEEKGDGAYAPGKFLVAGDLDHPEATSENAMWKPAVLDEATDEVAIPRGSIGHRFGEEGVGQWNLDLGDIRPRLSLYGSEESVEVELPRFDNLDGTAVRERRGVPVRRIGGHLVTTVLDLMLAHYGVGRDGLPGTWPSDYTDPSVPATPAWGAELSGVPSEQIVRLAREWAQSAIDTNGRGMIIMGAGVNHWYHADQAYRTMLVLSTITGCQGRNGGGWAHYVGQEKVRPLMGFQQMAFALDWVRPPRHMNQTAYWYVNTSQYRYDTFSAEEINGSTGAFDGRTTMDLLAQSARLGWAPSYPQFDRSSLAVADEAAAAGVPVGDYVASSLKEGSLQFAIEDPENPDNFPRVLSLWRSNLFGSSAKGNEYFLKHLLGTSNAVKARQASEDLRPQEIAWPEELPEGKLDMLMTIDFRMTSSTLLSDVVLPAATWYEKHDLNTTDMHPYVNSFNPAIAPPWQSKTDWEAWKEIAKRFSEMAVDHLGTRTDVVAKPLWHDTPEAMSAVHGRVLDWKHGDCEPVPGKTMPTIAAVERDYTAVHAKMTAIGPLLENVGMVTKGVKYDPTREIDELRHLNGTVRGGPTAGRPKLDTDINVAEAILRLSGTTNGRLATEGFKDLEKRTGQQMHDLSAEHEGAHITFADTQAAPAPVITSPEWSGSESGGRRYAPFTQNIERLKPFHTLTGRQQFYVDHDWMLAMGEGLPTYRPPLNMTRLFGERPIGDTHQAEGEAVSVAVRYLTPHNKWSIHSEYQDNLFMLSLSRGGQAVWMSDQDAAKIGIKDNDWIEAVNRNGVVAARAIVSHRMPEGTVFMHHAQDRLIDVPLTETDQKRGGIHNSLTRILVKPSHIIGGYAQLSYFFNYIGPTGNNRDEVTMIRKRTAPVEY
- a CDS encoding MoaD/ThiS family protein; this translates as MARVRYFAGAAEAAGTDEEQVDGSTIGEVFAAVRRTHGERLAEVLPRCSVLHEGRYVDDDSAPVQPDDTIDVLPPFAGG
- the narJ gene encoding nitrate reductase molybdenum cofactor assembly chaperone, whose protein sequence is MMPWRRHRRSTPSLGAQAQADAWQLISLLLDYPDERLTSLRPVLRESAAGLPKAVGAPLLTFLDRLDTVPLDRVQSEYVDTFDVTRKCSLHLTYFLYGDTRKRGAALVQFKQAYRAAGVEMADEGSELPDHLSVLLEFGATTDPASAWKLLNDHRVGIELLHRALTDRESPWRPVVVALRATLPTLQGDDEQALARLIAEGPPQEEVGIDQSPYAMDPALDEAVAARPPTPQPSARADLGPTIPVGAPR